In one window of Pagrus major chromosome 12, Pma_NU_1.0 DNA:
- the LOC141006125 gene encoding uncharacterized protein: MATGKTKGSMKYEDIISKSLLVRPGSPAVYQLKPKTEEIRSLRRMTLGEKDLNQTNRTILLVGETGTGKSTLINALVNYTMGVKWEDEVWFQIVEDEKRNQSESQTSDVIVYQIFGFEGKTLPYSLTIIDTPGYGATSGIEHDVIISQRLLDWFRSADGVHEINAVGLVLKATENRLSDRLMYIFDSVVSLFGKDMEENIVALITHSSGLTYKNALTALEAANMKCAKDGKNQPVHFLFDNYQQEDRTEDPEEEANAFTKTIKGLKKFTDFLEKTRPQQMNTTVEVLNSRIRLTACIQNLKERIHWTELKQTEIQQTQEALKKHEEEMKNDEKFTVEVNEVYKEKETISAGRWGFGWFYKGATCCTVCEENCHHPGCTVAPSPKHCEVMKDGRCTSCTGKCPVSDHVKGDKIYVTKTRKVEKTLKDVKEKYEKNKAKHENKLSLLEILEKEMKELEKERDQLLEESFQLVVNLEKIALKVDSLSTHVHLDFLIEKMEKGDTEKIQKLEEMKRRMEGDTRFRAALRYGFNKLTSFTKAVAGAMR; encoded by the exons atggcaacagg gaaaacaaaaggctcaATGAAATACGAGGACATCATCTCCAAGAGTCTTCTTGTCCGTCCAGGATCTCCTGCTGTCTACCAGCTGAAACCAAAGACAGAGGAGATTAGATCTCTAAGAAGAATGACTCTTGGTGAAAAAGATCTGAACCAGACAAACAGAACCATCTTACTTGTGGgagaaacaggaacaggaaaatcTACTCTGATCAACGCTCTGGTCAACTACACCATGGGAGTGAAGTGGGAGGACGAGGTCTGGTTTCAGATTGTAGAGGACGAGAAGAGAAACCAAtcagagagtcagacatcagATGTGATCGTGTACCAGATCTTTGGATTTGAAGGTAAAACTCTGCCCTACTCTCTGACCATCATCGATACTCCTGGATACGGAGCAACCAGCGGGATTGaacatgatgtcatcatcagtcAAAGATTATTAGACTGGTTCcgctcagcagatggagttcaTGAGATTAATGCAGTGGGTCTGGTGCTGAAAGCAACTGAGAATCGTCTGAGTGATCGACTGATGTACATCTTTGATTCAGTGGTGTCTCTGTTTGGAAAAGACATGGAGGAGAACATCGTTGCCCTCATCACACACTCAAGTGGTCTGACATATAAAAACGCTCTGACAGCTCTCGAGGCTGCAAACATGAAATGTGCCAAAGATGGAAAGAATCAGcctgttcacttcctgtttgataaCTACCAGCAAGAAGACAGGACAGAGGAcccagaagaagaagcaaatgcatttacaaaaacaattaaaggacTGAAGAAGTTCACAGACTTCCTGGAAAAAACTAGACCACAACAGATGAACACAACTGTGGAAGTTCTGAATTCACGAATCAGACTGACAGCCTGCATCCAAAACCTGAAAGAGAGGATTCACTGGACTGAactaaaacagacagaaatccaACAGACCCAGGAAGCTCTGAAGAAACatgaagaagagatgaagaatGATGAAAAGTTCACTGTagaagttaatgaggtctacaaagagaaagaaactaTCAGTGCTGGGAGGTGGGGGTTCGGGTGGTTTTATAAAGGAGCTACCTGCTGTACAGTCTGTGAGGAGAACTGTCACCATCCTGGATGCACAGTGGCCCCGAGTCCAAAGCACTGTGAGGTCATGAAAGATGGCCGCTGCACTTCATGTACTGGGAAGTGTCCTGTGTCAGATCATGTGAAAGGAGACAAGATCTATGTGACCAAGACAAGAAAAGTTGAAAAGACCCTAAAAGATGTGAAAGAGAAGTATGAAAAGAACAAAGCGAAACATGAGAACAAGTTGAGCCTTTTGGAAATTCTTgagaaggaaatgaaagaacttgagaaagagagagatcagTTGTTGGAGGAGTCCTTCCAGCTTGTTGTCAATCTGGAGAAGATCGCCCTGAAAGTTGATTCACTGTCCACTCATGTCCACTTGGACTTCCTGATTGAGAAGATGGAGaaaggagacacagagaagatCCAGAAACTGGAAGAGATGAAACGTCGAATGGAGGGGGATACAAGATTTAGAGCAGCGCTGCGATACGGCTTTAATAAACTAACATCATTTACTAAAGCAGTTGCAGGAGCAATGAGGTGA